AAGCAGAATGTAATAAACACATGAAACGCATTCACGtcaatcaaaaaatgtttacatGCCAGTTTTATGATAAAAGGTTCATTTCTCCTGCGGATTACAAACAACACGAGCAAATTCACACCGGCGAAAAACAGTTTAAATGTCCGACGTTCGAGAAACGTTTCACGCTGAAATAATCCTGTTTCTTCCTGTGTCCTGAACAGGACACACATACCAGGTACCTGCGCTAATTTTGTAATCATTAAAATGTTCGGATTCTGATGGCTATTTGCAGGTTTCGTGATCGGATTGGCGTGGCATCTCGGAATGGATGCTTACCGTCCGATCGGAAGTGGGTAGAATTTGTCAGGGATAGTGACATCAGTTGCCCCGGTAACCACTGTAAGGATAAGCGTCGAAAACACGCGTGCGGTTTTTGTGAAAAGCGATTTTCAAAAGTGGGGGATTCGAATCAgcaaattggttgaaaatgattttagcTCTGCATTGGTGTTGATCCCTATAATGCGCCtcttttaaaagaaaaattaccgTTTTGGGACACctaaacagaaaatcaaacgatatctaccaatcaaataaataacagggtcaatccctatttttaagataaaaaaaaagcATCCTCTTTCTCGACGAGACCCCGGATCCGCCTGGTGGTGTATATAGGCTTCATCAGATTCACCTGATTCATCTAGCAGTGGACGCTCGTGTTTCAAATAGAATAGTTAGCCATTAAAGTGCTTTACTCCTCCCGTAGTTTAATTTATTCCTTTGCCTTGAACTGGTCACACAATATTGTATCAAAGGATAACTAAAGTGTAGATTCTGATGGCTATTTGCAGGTTTCGTGGTCGGACCGGCGCGGCGTATCGGAATCGACGCTTTCAGTCAGATCGGAGTCAATTCTGCGGAGATGGCCTCACCTGAAACCACAGATCAGGataattttcagaaaaacGAGTGTAGAATTCGTGGAGAGCACTTTGTCGAAACGGGAGATCTAAATCGGCATGAACTAAGACCGTTTAAATGTTCGACGTGTGAGCTATGTTTTGTACAGGAATCGCATTATAAACAGCACATGAAACTGGTTCATTCCGACGAACGACCGTTTAAATGTCAGTTTTGCGATAAACGATTGAAAACTAATTACCATTTGAAACAACACGAGCGAATTCACACCGGCGAAAAACCTTTTAAATGTCCGCTGTGCCAGCTACGTTTCAAACAGAAATCACACAGTAACGTGCACATGAAACAGGCTCATTCCGATGAACGACCGTTTAAATGTCGGTTTTGTGATAAAAGAATGAAAGCTAGTTTCCATTTGAAACAACACGAGCGAATTCACACCGGcgaaaaaccgtttaaatgtccGATGTGCGAGTTGCGTTTTGCGATCAAACCTCACTATAATCGGCACATGAAACGCGTTCATATCGATgaaaaaccgtttaaatgtcaGTTTTGCGATAAAAGATTTAATATAACTTCAGATTGCAAACAACACGAGCGAATACATGCCGGGGCAAAATCGTTCAAATGTCCGACGTGTGAGAAAAATTTCACCCTGAAATCTTATCTCAACAAGCACATAAACCGCGCTCATTACTATTAACTGAGTAAAAAGTGTTCAATCATCAGTTTCGCGGTAATGATTCTAATTTCGTAGGTTGTGTGATTGGCACGAGCGAAAAAACCTTTTAAATATCCGATGTGCGAAGAGTAATTTCATAAGTACTTTTTTCTATTCAAAGATAATTTAGTTAATTGCTCATGTTGGGACTAAATACGGAATTAGTGagtaatatttgtattttcttcaAGGTTTTGAGCGTAAAGTTTTCAGTATTTCAGCATTGGACTTATGGAAGTTTTTCCTTAGAATGCTTTCCTATAAAGACAAGTGAAATTGACGAGGCGTTTTTGACAGTAGCAATATGTGTTCATCTGTTACTGGAGTGATGTATAAGGTGTAAGACTTATGATAATATTGCGAAAAACTTGATTTTCCCTTTTAGTGTTATCTTTGTTGTTCCGTATCAGAACTGACAGTAACTCAGTTTCGTCCTGCGTCTTGAACAGGTTACCGTTATGCATACCTGCTCTAATCATGAAATGACGAACTAAAGTCTGGATTCTGATGGCTATTTGCAGGTTTTGTGATCGGACCGGCGCGGCATATCGATATGGACACTTACAGTCAAATCGGAAATGAGCAGTATTCTGCGGCGAAGGCGATGTCAGAAACCATGGAAACCGTAGATCAGTTTAACCGTCGGAAAAATACGTGCAGTTTTTGCGGAAAGCAGTTTTTAAAAGCAGCACGATTAAATGAGCACAAGCGAATTCACACCGGCGAAAAACCGTTTGAATGTCCAATGTGCGAGAAACGTTTCAGTCAGAAAGGATATTGCACAGCTCACATGAAACGTGTTCATTCCGATGAACGACCGTTTAAATGTCGGTTTTGTGATAAACGAATGAAAACTAGTTTCCATTTAAAGGAACACGAGCGAATTCACACCGGcgaaaaaccgtttaaatgttCGATGTGCGAGAAACGTTTCAATTATAGATCAGACTGTAAACGGCACATGGGAGTGTTTCATACTAATGAAACAACCGTTTAAATGTCCGATTTGCAAAAAAATCTTTCACTGTGAAGGCAAAATGTAATAAACGCATTCACAtcaatcaaaaaatgtttacatGCCAGTTTTATGATAAAAGGTTCATTTCTCCTGCGGATTGCAAACAACACGAGCGAAATCACACCGGCAAAAAACAGTTAAAATGTCCGACGCGCGAGAAACGTTTCACGCTGAAATCAACATGTCAAACGCACATAAAAGAAGTTCATACCGATGAAAGACCGtttaaatgtcaattttgcGCTAAACGAATGAAAACTTGGAACCAATTGAAGGTACATGAGCGAATTCACACCGGcgaaaaaccgtttaaatgtccGATGTTCGAGAAACGTTTCACGCTGAAAGGATCCTGTTTCTTCGTGTGTCGTGAACAGGACACACATACCAGGTACCTGCGCTAATTTTGTAATCATTAAAATGTCCGGATTCTGATGGCTATTTGTAGGTTTCGTGATCGGATTGGCGTGGCATCTCGGAATGGATGCTTACCGTCCGATCGGAAGTGGGCAGAATTTGTCAGGGATAGCGACATCAGTTGCCCCGGTAACCACTGTTAAGGATAAGCGTCGAAAACACGCGTGCGGTTTTTGTGAAAAGCGATTTTCAAAAGTGGGGGATTCGAATCAgcagattggttgaaaatgatattagcTCTGCATTGGTGTTGATCCCTATAATGcgcctatttttaaaaaaaaagtacCCTTTTGGGACaccaaaacaaaatcaaacgaaatctaccaatcaaataaataacagggtcaatccctattttaagataaaaaaaagcaTCCTCTTTCTCGACGAGACCCCGGATCCGCCCCGGTGGTGTACATAGGCTTCATCAGATTCACCTGACTCATCTAGCAGTGGACGCTCGTGTTTCAAATAGAATAGTTAACCGTTAAAGTGCTATACTCCTCCCGtagttttatttattcctttgCCTTGAACTGGTCACACAATATTGTATCAAAGGAAAACTAAAGTGTGGATTCTGATGGCTATTTGCAGGTTTCGTGGTCGGACCGGCGCGGCGTATCGAAATCGACGCTTTCAGTCAGATCGGAGTCAATTCTGCGGAGATGGCCTCACCAGAAGCCACAGATCAGGATAACTTTCAGAAAAAGGAGTGTAGAATTCGTGGAGAGCATTTTGTCGAAACGGGAGATCTAAATCGGCATGAACGAAGACCGTTTAAATGTTCGACGTGTGAGCTATGTTTTGTACAGGAATCGCATTATAAACAGCACATGAAACAGGTTCATTCCGACGAACGACCGTTTAAATGTCAGTTTTGCGATAAAAGCATGCAAGCTCTCTATAATTTGAAACGACACGAGCTAATTCACACCGGCGAAAGACCGTTTGAATGTCCCATGTGCGAGAAACGTTTCGCGCTGAAATCAAATTGCAAACAACACGTGAAACAGGTTCATGCCGATAAACTACTGTTTAAATGTCCGACGTGCGAGGAATGTTTCGCGCTGAAATCACATTGTGACTCGCACGTGAAACGCGTTCATTTCGATAAAAAACCGTACAAATGTCAGTTTTGTGGTTACAGGTTTGATAGCCGTAAAGATTGTGAACGTCACGAGCGAATTCACACCGGcgaaaaaccgtttaaatgtccCACATGCGAGAAATGTTTCGCGCTGAAATCACATTGTCAAGCGCACCTGAAACTGGTTCATTCCGACGAACGACCGTTTAAATGTCAGTTCTGCGATAAAGGAATGAAATCTAGTTTCCATTTGAAACAACACGAGCGAATTCACACCGGcgaaaaaccgtttaaatgtccGATGTGCGAGCGACGTTCCATGACAAAATCGAATTATAACCGGCACATGAGACTGGTTCATAACGTTGACCCGAATAGCCTCGTGTCATCCGGGAAAGCCGGTGACTGTAAGATTTACAATTAATATCAGTTTTGCGATAAAGGGTTTTAATTCTCATGCTCGTGTTAAATGACATGAGCGAACACACGCCAGTGAAAAACCGTGTGTCCACCGGcgaaaaaccgtttaaatgttCGATTTGCGAGAAACATTTTACGCAGACATCAAGCTGTTACCTTCACATGAAACAGGTTCATACCGATGAACGACCGTTTAAATGTCAGTTTTGCACTAAACAGATGAAAACTCGCGACCATTTGAAACAACACGAGCGAATTCACACCGGcgaaaaaccgtttaaatgtccGACATGCGAGAAACGTTTTATTCGGAAAGATTACTGTAAAGATCACGTGAAACGCGTTCATAACACGTTCGATTCTTAAATACTAAAGTTtgaatatagaaatgaaaactcATTTGGAATTCCCTAGTACTGTTTAGTTATTTTCTACTATCCAAAAAGATAATTCAGTTATTGTTTATGATGGGACcggatatattatattatattattatatataatcagatgtatttatattttgtctTATTATGGTACGAGAATAATGTTCTTGGTATTTCAGTTTTGGACTAGGCGTTTTGTTTGGAAGCAGCATATATTACGTTGCTAGAATGATGTGATTTTTGTGTAAGATATGATTATATCTGTTTAATAAATAAGAGTGAAAATGATGACTTTCTTCGTGTTGGTTTTTGTCGTTTCCCGTCAGGAATACTGACAGTGACTTGAGTATCATCCTGCATTTTGAACAGGTCGCACATACCGGGTACCTGCTCTAATTTTGttatcataaaatgaaaactaaaatCCGGATTCTGATGGCTATTTGCAGGTTTCGTGATCGGACCGGCGTGGCATCTGGGAATGGACGCTTACCGTCAGATCGGGAATGAGCGGAATTCGTCGCGGATGAAAACTGTAGGTCGCCGTAAGCGTCGAAAACCCGAGTGCAGTTTTTGTGGAAAGCGATTTTTGAAATCGGGGGATTTGAATCGGCACGAGCGAATTCACACCGGCGAAAAACCGTTTCAATGTCCGACGTGCGGGCAACGTTTCAGTCGGAAATACCACTGTGAACGGCACATGCAAGTGGTTCATTCCGATGAAAAACTATTCAAATGTCAGTTGCGACGAAAGGTTTGATTCTTCGATAAATTGAAACGACACGAGCGAATTCACACCGGCGAAATACCGTTTCAATGTCCGATGTGCGAGCAACGTTTCACGCAGATATCGAGCCGTAAAACGCACATTAAACGCTTTCACACCAACGAAATCAGAAATCACAATGTCAACAGCACATGAAACGCGTTCATAACAAGTTCGGTTTTAAATTCTAGTTTTGATTAAGTAAATAAGTTTCATTTGGTTTCAAATTGAACTTTAAGTGTAATCATAGTAATGTACTTCTTATTTTTCTATCCAAAGATAATTCACTGTATGGTTTATGATGGAACTGAATACAGAATCCGAGAGTTATGTCATATTTTCCAAGTTTGGCTCGACCAAGCCCGAACCAATCTTTAGCACGgcacaaaatatttcacagaaaagcggtatccagttccacagttgtgaattagataGAGTTAACTTTGagttgaaattaattcattttcaaactcagatgcaaatcttaactcggaactgtggagctggagCCTGCACATTAAGATGACAAGAAAGTTTGAATTGCTACTGGTTCCGTGTCAGTTTTGCGACGACGCGGCGTTTATTACTGCTGCAGATTGTAAACAACCCGAGCGAATTCACACCGAcgaaaaaccgtttaaatgtccGACGTGCGAGTTACGTTTTGGACAGAGATCAAACTGTAACTGCCACATAAAACGCGTTTATAACAAGCTAGATGCTTAGCGCTGTTTTGACCTAAATTCAGCAGAGCTGATGGGTTGGGGAAACGCCCATATTTCATAAATGGCTCTAGTCCTAGTTTTTATCGGATTTACCTAAAACTTGGTACCAATGATCTGAGGGCTAGATCTAAAATACATCTTGATGTTCTATGTTAAACTTGTttagatagaaaagaaaattgctAACACTGTCCATGTTGTGACGATAAAAAGAGAATCCCAAACTGATATAACGAAAGATGAAGTTCGAAAAGTTGCCTTTAAgctaaataatgttttattaattcgacgtttcgacatTAACCTTCGAATCAATGAATCATTAGCTTTATAaaaacttttcggacttcaaTTTTCGTTATCACTGTGGGGTTCTCtatctatttaaaaaaattgcgTTTAGTATATAATGAAAGGAATGATTTCATAGTGGATGCGTTATATTACTTCTCGTGAGTCATTTGTTTATATGTGGGACTCGGATTCATGATTCGAGagtaaaattgtattttcttgaaaattcaCATGAGTAATGTTGCCGTATTTCAGTTTTGGACTCTCGAAAGTTTTTCCTTGTACAGCTTTTCTACGGGTAAAATTGACCGGGCGTTTCGTCGGTATCAATCTGTTCATTATCTTACTCGAGCGATGTACAAGACCTGTTTAATAAATAAGATTGAAAAAGAAGATTTTCTTTATCTGTTGTTTTTGTCGTTCCCCATCAGGAATACTGACGGTAACTGAATTTCTTCCTTTTTTGAACAGATCACGCATACCCGCTCTAATTTTGTAATCattaaaatgaaaactaaaatTCGGATTCTGATGGCTATTTGCAGGTTTTGTGATCGGACCGGTGTGGCATCTCGGAATGGACGCGTACAGTCAGATCGGAATCGAGCAGAATTTATCGGCGATGGCGATGGCGACGGCGGTTTCCCTGGAAACATTCGGCGAACAGGATAAACATCGTAAACAGTGCAGTTTTTGTGGCAAGCAATTTATGAAAGTGGGAGATTTAAATCGGCACCGACGAATTCACACCGGcgaaaaaccgtttaaatgcCCGATGTGCGAGCGGTGTTTTACGCTGAAAGCGCAGTGTAACATGCACATGAAACGCGTTCACATCAAcgaaaaaccgtttaaatgtcaGTTTTGCGACGAAGGTTTCGATTCCCCCGCGGATCTTACGCAACACGAGCGAATTCACACGGGCGAAAAACCGTTCAAATGCCCGATGTGCGATCTGCGTTTCATGCAGATATCGACGCGCAATCGGCACATGAAAAGCGTCCATACCGACGCGAAACCGTTCAAGTGTCCGTTTTGCGAGGAAGGGTTCGCTTCCCCTGCGGATTGTAAACAACACGAACACGTACACACGGGcgaaaaaccgtttaaatgtccGATATGCGGGCAACGTTTCAATCGGAAGTATCACTGTCAAAAGCACATGAAACGCGTTCATGACGTGTTCGATTCTAGTTTCGATGTTCAAAAGGATCATTAggcaaaaatgataccttgtttctccgtcTGCTTGCCTTTAAGTTGACCCGGCTGGCTGCACATCTACCCACTGTacatactttttttaaacttttttaaaatcatgatcaatcTGACCATAACAGGTCTTGCAGCTATAAAAATTAACAGATTACAAATTTTTCGGAGTTTACATAATGCCCAGGGTGCTGCGTTGAAAATAAGGTATCCACCTTGTCATACTTTTTTTCAACATTAGTTTATTGTTTGCTTAGAAGTTTAAGAATCTCTTGTAGTACTGTACTTAttgctgaaaatattgaatacagTGAACCGCCCCTAACTCGGACGAACTGGGACTGGTAAAGTTATTCCGGATTAACTGAAAAATTTGATAGAtatcaaatcagaaaatggttTAATTTTTGTCTCTAGTCAGACGAAAGCCTTGAGTTGCCAACCATGTTCGAGTAAGGTGAGGTTTACCTGGCAAGGTTTGGGAGTGACACACGTTTTTGTACCTCAATGAGTTATACTGACCTGACCGATGCCACGATGTGTTCAGAtgtgttcatttcatttaaaagaaaGTATTGATGTTTAGCTAGAGTAGATGaagaataaatatgatatctCAATATCAAGATTGTTTTTGTGGTGTTTTAATTAATTCTCCAGCTCGCGATACTGACTGAGCGTCTTTCTGGGCATGAATAGCATTTTTCGTAGTTGTAAGGAGAATGCCTAGCTCAATGGCAATTAACAAACGGACAACGATGCAGAATATTGAATAACGGCTTTATTCTTAGTCCAAAGTCAGATATCCAAACTCGGTCGCCAATTTCTGTCCGTTCAGAATTACGATACAGATCACACGTACTACACAAGAGCGGATCCAAGGTTCTTTGAAGGGGTGTGACTGGAAATTGAAAAGGAAGATTTGGCAATGCGATGGCCGCCAGCAACGCATCGAAAATCGAAgaacaaaaaatgattttttggcCATTTGGATTTTGTTCTTTAATGTCtatcaaaaattttctttaCGAAACAAATTTTTCAGACTTTTTTTGGAAGccacatgatataattaatcaTTAATGTTTCGATATCTTTGTCTAGTTAGATCCGTCATTCCTATAGTTTTCATTATACTCGATAACGCATGTAATCatagaattaaatttgaatttaaaatctGCATTTCTGATGGCTATTTGCAGGTGTTGTGTCCGGACTGACGCGGAATCCTGAATTCGGCGCTTACAACGCAGTCCGTAAGTTATCGGTTCCTAGAGCGAAGAAACCCGTAGATCGCGAAAGGCGTCGGAAACATCTGTGCAGTTATTGCGATAAACGGTTTTTGTCGTGCAGAGATTTAAACCGCCACGAACTGATTCACACCGGcgaaaaaccgtttaaatgtccGATGTGCGAGAAACATTTCAATCAGAAATCAAATCGGAAACTACATTTACAGCGCATTCACAATATCAACATGGACATGTTTACGTTAAAAGATTCGTAGACGGTTCTAAATTCTGCTATTTGCATGATCTCTGGCGAGACTGGTGTGGAAGAATCATGAATTCGACATATGGCAGAATTCGTCGTTAGCGCCGGCGACGTCAGTTCGAACCGTAACTCGTGAACACCGGTCCGGTGCGATGAAGACTCGTTCGattgtggcaatcgaggatttcacttgtggcaagcgaggattcaccaggttcgctagtgtgACAACAACTCCCGGATTTCTTCTCATATTCAATTTAAGTCTATCCATAATTTCTCGAATTCTTTATATGGTGATCAGTAAAAACCACCTTAAATATGCACCTTAAGATCATCTGAGTTTATCAAGAGGAGTGATTTGCCTAATTTCTGATAAGGGAAGctaaaaatctagatgaaagttcattgaaaatgaactagattttGACGGGGTTGTCGCACTGTTAcgcacgccatctagcgggatAGCTCGAAGTCCTCATAACTGCGAAAAACGCTTTTTACGAGCGATTCGATGCAACACGAGCGAATTCACACCAGcgaaaaaccgtttaaatgtcaGTTTTGCGATGGAAGGTTTTATTCTATCGGAGATTGTAAGCAGCACGAACGAACGCGCATCGTTGTAGAAATACCGTTTAAGTATCCGATGTGCGAGCAACGTTTCACACTGATATCAAACTGTAACCGGCACGTTAACATGTTTCATGACAAACCGTTTAAATGTTCGATGTGCGAGGAATTAACGTTTTACGCAGAAATCTCACCGTAATCAGCAAATGAAACTTGTTCATCGCGTCAATGAAAAACCATCTAAATGACTCGGATTGTGATGTAAACAGCGCGCGAATACATCACTGAGACGCATCGAAATGCCATTTTGCGATAGAATTTCGCAGATTTTTGCGCCCAATTTACGCGACATGAACGAATATACTGTGGCGAAAAACCGTTCCCCCAAATATCTGATGTGCGAAGtttcaatcagaaatcctACCCGAAACATCATTTACATTCGCATTCGCAATATTAACATGGAAATGTTAATCTTTTGGTGAACCCCACCAGGTACATTAAGAGTGAATAGTTCTAAAATCTGAATTCTGATGGCTATTTGCAGGAGCTGTAACCGGACTGGCGTGGAATCGCAGATTTGCCATTCGGCAGAATTCACCAGATGTGGCGATGGCAGTTGGCCAGAGAACCGTGGACCACGACGACGAAAAACGCCGTAAACATCCGTGCGGTTtttgcgaaaaacgttttttgtcgcccgcgcaTCGTAATCGGCACGAACGACTTCACACGGGCTTACAACCATTTCAATGTCCGATGTGCGAGCGACGTTTCAATTGTAAATCGAACTATAATCGACACATGAAACAGGTCCATAACTTCGACCTGAAcacattttatttctagttttaAAGTTCGAACGTTTCGTtcaatggatggaaaaaagttttctaaaGGCTAGAAAACTATACATCGTTGCTCCTAATCGGCTGCGTCATTTTcgaatttgtaatcagttaatttctatagTTGCCAGATatgttatggttagcttgatcgcgatttaaaaaaaagtaatgtacagggtagatcgGCAgctggccgggtcaacttttaaactcagcagtaatgagaaacaaggcatgattttttcaaccagaaggtttaatttatttcttccgCATTCATGGTTTCATTTGATGAATGATATTGGAATCAAATCAGGATTTGGTTAAATCTTCAGTTTGAAACTACAATAATGATGAGTAATTAATGTTTAAAGAAAGTTTTTCTACTGCTGTGAGTTTTTACCGGTTAcattattttcttcttttaGACATATTGAATAAAGTATTGATAACTTAAGATTTTCTTGTGTTTTTCCTCGGCGTTCACCATCTGGAACACTTGATAGTGAATGAGATTTCAAGTCTTGAACAGGTCACAAACCACCTGcttgattttgttttcatcaGAATGACAATATTAAGGAATCTCATGACAATGTGCAAGATTCCGACACAAGTTGCCGTGGGAAACCACTGGTGGCTGGTGACTGGTGGCTGGAATCCGCCTGCCACCTGGGATGATCAATTGCCAAGGTTAATTCATTTACTGGAGTTAAACAAGATGATATTCGGTTGCAATATACGTATCCGGACTAAAATTTGAATCAGCGACTGCATGGTCACAAACACTGGTGGTGAACCGATCGTAAGAAACGCAAATGTCAGCGTTCGTCACTCTATCCTGAATAATTGACTTCAGTGAGACAAGCTGATGATTCAATTtattcttgatatttttttttaaatgtttgggGGATATACAGTATAGGATCTTTTGGCACCTTTACGATTCGTCCAACTCGACGAGTGAAATCCGAGTTTGatcttatacatgtatatctcaCAAAAcgtatttttaaaacatccgCGTTGAGCGGTTATCTGAATTGATCGGATCCAATTTGGGCGGATTCTACTGCGCGTACTGTTTCATTCTCCAGAACGGACACACAATAATTCTGAATTGTTTCATCGTTAAATTTTCGTTTGACGAGCGATTCGTTATGATATGGGTTGGAAAACATCCAGGCGTAGGCCTTTTAGTGttgacagtttttttttaaatgatggTTGGGTTTCTTACCGCAAattgcggtgtactagcaaaatccatcactgatttatacaccgtacttcggtgtagacgcactgaaagggttcatGGGGTTTTTTCGCAAGACTTTATGAACCAGGCTATAATAAATTAATCCTCTATCTGAATACAACAATCAATGAATTGCTTTGTCACATTTTGTTATTTATTAGCGAATTGGAATACAATGAATGTCTTTTCTTTAGAAAACCATTTGCGCATGTTTCAGTCATGTTCCACCTCTTAAGACATTTGTCAGACTAACATGTATGCAGGACTTCGCCTTAGacaattctaaatgaatataaaatacaaagcaatgaatttttcgatgaatttttatcagttttaaaaaactgaaaaatcaaGGTTCGGTAAACATGACGAAGTGGAagtaaaattagataaatcaacATAAAAACAATCATTTTGACGTAATTCGGATTTTGCAGGTGTGAAATGGTCGCCGCGGTTTCAAGTGCAGGAGGAAATCAGTTTAATCACAAGAGCAACTCTAACTGCTGCGAAATCGACATCCACAAACAAATCAACGCCTGCAAATGAATCTACAATTCAGAGGAAATCCTCACCAGTGAGGACATCTTCACCTGAAAGAAACGATCAGTCACTTCTTCACGACCAATTCAATTGATCATTTGAACATATACAACGGATTAAAACCCTACGTTTGCACCGCGTGTAAAAAAGGCTTTACGCAAATCCAAAGTTTAAATCGTCACCTGAAATCCGTTCACATGGGATTAAAACCTTACGTTTGTACCGTGTGCAAAAAAGGTTTTACACAAGCCGGACATTTAAACACTCACCTGAAAACCGTTCACACCGGTTTAAAACCTCACATTTGTACCGTTTGCAAAAAAGGTTTTACGCAAGTTGCAAGTTTGAATGTTCACGTGAAAACTGTTCACATGGGAATAAAACCTCACGTGTGTACCGTGTGCAAAAAAGGTTTCACGCAGGTCGGAAGTTTAAATCATCACCTGAAAACCGTCCACAACATTTTGTAATACGGACTGAAAATCGATTTCTTGAATATACAGTAAACTTCAagattaaaagattaaaaatgaCTCATTTATTTCTCTATTATCTATATACTGTTGGTCTCATATGGAATTCTTAATTGTTCAATTCGATGCTTGTAAAAATTACCTATTGTAAATGTGACACGTGTG
This genomic interval from Tubulanus polymorphus chromosome 8, tnTubPoly1.2, whole genome shotgun sequence contains the following:
- the LOC141910367 gene encoding uncharacterized protein LOC141910367, which codes for MLVLNDMSEHTPVKNRVSTGEKPFKCSICEKHFTQTSSCYLHMKQVHTDERPFKCQFCTKQMKTRDHLKQHERIHTGEKPFKCPTCEKRFIRKDYCKDHVKRVHNTSHIPGFVIGPAWHLGMDAYRQIGNERNSSRMKTVGRRKRRKPECSFCGKRFLKSGDLNRHERIHTGEKPFQCPTCGQRFSRKYHCERHMQVVHSDEKLFKCQLRRKIIHFEINSFSNSDANLNSELWSWSLHIKMTRKFELLLVPCQFCDDAAFITAADCKQPERIHTDEKPFKCPTFCGKQFMKVGDLNRHRRIHTGEKPFKCPMCERCFTLKAQCNMHMKRVHINEKPFKCQFCDEGFDSPADLTQHERIHTGEKPFKCPMCDLRFMQISTRNRHMKSVHTDAKPFKCPFCEEGFASPADCKQHEHVHTGEKPFKCPICGQRFNRKYHYLNRHELIHTGEKPFKCPMCEKHFNQKSNRKLHERIHTSEKPFKCQFCDKGFTQAGHLNTHLKTVHTGLKPHICTVCKKGFTQVASLNVHVKTVHMGIKPHVCTVCKKGFTQVGSLNHHLKTVHNIL